One genomic segment of Rivularia sp. PCC 7116 includes these proteins:
- a CDS encoding choice-of-anchor I family protein, translating into MANIAFDLRNSSSQNLTSFTNNSPTFSSAGDGFGKFQRGVSTSIPFSVLDDSAVGFPADNLGIIPETNTDAFFGATDTENGDNTGAVNAVWEFDISGASNLSLSIDTGAMGDFEADDSFSWTYQIDGGTVNTAFTGSADEADSFTYTLADGDTFTLDDPMKVDGTTLSNNLQTLTTPITGTGSTLALTLTAQTNGGSEAFAFQNILIEGDTAPTPANLVISEIMYNPNSSEDDWEWVEVYNAGGSTADLSGYVIDDGNNSFQTAANIASGSIAAGETAILYNVDDVAVADFEAAWGTGINLIGVTNWGAMGLNNGGDRVSLWSNFTDYSGDEATFANVIDTVEFDDDGTVWPSDNGSASIYLTDLSADNNVGTNWALSTESGATPAGSGYMSFAAGGNSGGDVGSPGGTITNTPTPTPAKIYEIQGESHTSPLVDQLVTTLGVVTAVDDDGFYLQDATGDDNDATSDAIFVFTDSNPTVEVGNHVEVTGTVSEFFPGGESTGNLSTTQISGSPTVNVVYSVDALPAATIIGAGGRVPPSENIDDDAFASFEPETDGIDFFESIEGMRVTAQDAAAVAPTNRFGEIFTVVDNGNGATGISERGTLNISPDDFNPEKVQIDTDSDISGFDIPEVNVGAKLGDVTGVVGYSFGNFEIYPTEDFTANVVDSTIEPETTAIEGNADKLTVASYNVLNLDPNDSDGDTDVADGRFDAIASQIVNNLKTPDIIGLQEIQDNSGSGDDGVTSADQTLQDLVDAIAAAGGPTYSFIDNTFIGNNTSGGQPGGNIRTAFLYNTNRVDLVDGSVETIEGDGFAGSRLPLVAKFTFNGEEVSVVNNHFSSKGGSSPILGVEQPFEARQEEVAVNGSLDERQAQSQAVKGYVDGILEENADANVVVLGDLNEFEFVSPVETLADSLTNLTETVSEDERYSFIFQGNSQSLDHILVSDNLTDTAEFDIVHVNSEFADTDEKASDHDPLVASLSFSKENMDKINLSQIGTYTSEDGAEIVAHDPTTQRLFVTTGDTVEIIDISNPSNPTKFGEIDLSTIGTFVGGGSNSVAVYNGIVAVAVEANTAQDNGVVAFYNTDGILQNSVEVGALPDMLTFTPDGMKVIVANEGEPNDDYTVDPEGSISIVDISGGVGSATVITAGFAGFNDDLETLKADGVRIFGERAGGTDATVAEDLEPEYIAVSPDGTKAFVTLQENNAVAVLDIASATVEAIKPLGFKDYNAEGNGIDASNRDDGINIQNWPVFGMYQPDAINSFEVDGNTYYITANEGDARIRPDGDIEDADGNVITEEGDIFNEEERIKDVTLDPTAFPNAAELQEDENLGRLKITNTLGDTDGDGDFDELYSYGGRSFSIWNDKGELVFDSADAIAQITAEQVPELFNANGGDTEEFDERSDDKGAEPESVTVGMVQGKPYGFIGLERTGGVLVYDLSNPSEPEFQQYITTEGDIAPEGLEFIAADESPNGKPMLAVANEVSNTTTLYEIFDNTFSGDDGDNTITGNDTNDFIDAGAGNDTINPGTGNDIVNAGPGDDTIVGGQGDNQIDGGEGIDTVTYDGNRTDFDIERIGDQIKVGSNTDTLTNVEFLEFNDGTIDTADIKSTSTDKINLSQIGTYTSEDGAEIVAHDPTTQRLFVTTGDTVEIIDISNPSNPTKFGEIDLSTIGSFVGGGANSVAVYNGIVAVAVEANTAQDNGVVAFYNTDGVLQNSIEVGALPDMLTFTPDGMKVIVANEGEPNDDYTVDPEGSISIVDISGGVGSATVMTAGFAGFNDQKQALINKGVRIFGPNATVAQDLEPEYIAVSADGSTAIVTLQENNAIAVVDIETATVADVLPLGVKDHSKGQPTLTQYEFSNLPVLGTTATTNPEDSTQTTAGQDILLGGLSGLHYDGIAANGNLKFVTVPDRGPNGNSSDVDGDDANERPFALPDYQAQVVTFELNEATGAIENLRQIGLTRQDGTPITGLPNIPGVDEEPVDLFGNLLGYDEFGADLEGVVINPADGSYWMVDEYRPAIYNFDFTGKLINRFVPEGTGDLGGQPAGTFGSETLPAEYSSRRPNRGFEAVALDTDNGILYSFIQTPLANPDRDASDNSDVIRILGIDPATGNPVSEYVYLLEDPAVRDGGRVDKIGDAVYVGDGKFKVIERDSAVGENAKKFIFEIDLTGATNLLAADAPALMAGKTLEQHTADELVAQDINPVEKTKVTNLPSIGYQAGDKPEGLTMLPDGRLAVLNDNDFGLLDNDIPVDGTVPINPNPTPVVLGIIDFPEGNQLDASNRDGEIDIKNHPILGLYQPDAISSFEVDGKTYYITANEGDARDYDGFSEEARVGDDEIVLDPTAYPDAANLKQDENLGRLKTTTTLGDYDGDGDVDQIFSYGGRSFSIWDGVGNLVFDSGDQIAEITASQTPEFFNANNGDPDDFDSRSDDKGAEPESVTVGMVDGKPYGFIGLERAGGGVLVYDLSNPSAPVFNQYIRTEGDIAPEGLQFIAAEDSPNGKAMLAVANEVSNTTTLYDIAVSDFTLQLLHTADQEGGIPALEDAPNFSAVLNALKNEDADGDGIVDYENTLTLSSGDAYIPGIFLDASEDESLADLLGKEGKGRSDIIIQNELGFQAIALGNHEFDLGTEFIASVIAPDEAYPGANFPYLSSNLDASTDANLAPLVTPDGQEASDIAGKIAGNTIVTVNGEKIGVVGATTPTLASISSPEGVTISPENPEDIAALAAEIQASVDSLLAANPDINKVVLISHMQQIAIEEQLAGLLKNVDIIMAGGSNTLLSDSTDRLRDGDTSQGVYPIVKTDADGKPVAVVNTDGNYKYVGRLVVDFDADGNIIPASIDPNISGAYATDEAGVAAVGGTPDPEIVAITDALSEVIADLEGNFFGVTDTFLNGTRGSVRTEETNLGNLTADANLAIAKQTDSSVVISIKNGGGIRDNIGRVVTPAGSTEPEFLAPEANELAGKPEGGISEVDIKNTLRFNNGLTLLTASAEELLAIIEHGVAASGDGETPGQFPQVSGLSFSFDESLPAGDRVQSLAVVDEDGEVIDVIAKDGELQGDASRTFRLVTLSFLANDDDGDGFGGDGYPFPQGESANRVDLTLEDTDPRTGAATFAPDGSEQDALAEFLAANFSEENPFSEEDVAPELDMRIQNLEFREDTVLGDIASTPIITQEVDGTTVEAIDLTGFDAQPTVAVNYTITREAAFDNEVYFYAVDDINGSVNGVNVGDANYVEEALKQLVSPEFSTTNGDIESGNVEFNAGSIVVPVIIADGTFAEALSGAAEVYFPYLGANSDGFDHIRFNDTTNTFEFEDLANGGDQDFNDITITINSIA; encoded by the coding sequence ATGGCTAATATTGCTTTTGACTTGCGTAACAGTAGCAGTCAAAATCTGACCAGTTTTACAAACAATTCTCCAACTTTCTCTAGTGCTGGAGACGGTTTCGGTAAGTTTCAACGCGGAGTTTCAACAAGCATTCCCTTTTCAGTTCTTGATGATAGTGCAGTGGGCTTTCCTGCTGATAATTTAGGAATTATTCCCGAAACCAATACTGATGCATTCTTTGGGGCTACTGATACCGAGAATGGCGACAACACCGGAGCAGTTAATGCTGTTTGGGAATTTGATATTAGTGGTGCTAGCAACCTTAGCCTATCAATTGATACAGGGGCGATGGGTGATTTTGAAGCAGATGACTCCTTTTCCTGGACTTATCAAATCGATGGGGGTACTGTAAATACAGCTTTTACCGGAAGCGCTGATGAAGCTGATAGTTTTACCTATACTCTTGCTGATGGGGATACCTTTACATTGGACGATCCAATGAAGGTGGATGGTACTACTCTGTCAAACAATCTTCAAACCCTTACCACTCCCATTACAGGTACAGGTTCTACTCTTGCTCTGACATTAACTGCTCAGACAAATGGTGGTAGCGAAGCTTTTGCTTTCCAAAATATTTTGATTGAAGGTGATACTGCTCCAACTCCTGCTAATCTCGTAATTTCCGAGATTATGTATAACCCCAACAGCAGTGAAGATGATTGGGAGTGGGTAGAAGTTTACAACGCTGGAGGTTCTACTGCCGATCTTTCCGGCTATGTAATTGATGACGGTAATAATAGTTTTCAAACAGCAGCCAATATTGCTAGTGGCTCAATTGCTGCCGGTGAAACTGCAATTCTTTATAATGTCGATGATGTAGCCGTAGCTGATTTTGAAGCAGCTTGGGGAACTGGGATTAACTTAATTGGCGTTACCAATTGGGGAGCAATGGGGCTCAACAATGGTGGCGATCGCGTCAGTTTGTGGAGTAATTTTACTGACTATAGTGGTGACGAAGCTACATTTGCTAATGTTATTGATACCGTTGAGTTCGACGACGATGGTACAGTTTGGCCTAGTGATAATGGTTCAGCTTCAATTTATCTAACTGATTTAAGTGCAGATAATAATGTTGGTACTAACTGGGCTTTGAGTACTGAAAGTGGTGCGACTCCTGCGGGTAGCGGTTATATGAGTTTTGCAGCAGGTGGTAATAGTGGTGGTGATGTGGGTTCACCTGGTGGAACGATAACTAATACCCCTACACCTACCCCAGCTAAGATTTACGAAATCCAAGGAGAGTCTCACACATCACCACTTGTAGATCAATTAGTAACCACCTTAGGTGTCGTTACCGCAGTAGATGACGACGGTTTTTATCTCCAAGACGCTACAGGAGATGATAATGATGCAACTTCCGACGCGATTTTTGTTTTCACTGATTCTAATCCTACAGTCGAAGTTGGTAATCATGTAGAAGTCACCGGTACAGTTAGCGAATTTTTCCCTGGAGGAGAAAGTACTGGAAATCTTTCCACTACTCAAATTAGTGGAAGTCCTACCGTAAACGTAGTTTATAGCGTAGATGCTCTTCCCGCAGCAACAATAATTGGTGCTGGTGGTAGAGTACCTCCTAGCGAAAATATTGATGATGATGCTTTTGCTAGCTTTGAACCCGAAACTGATGGGATTGATTTCTTCGAGTCAATAGAAGGAATGCGAGTAACAGCGCAAGATGCAGCTGCTGTTGCTCCTACTAATCGTTTTGGGGAAATTTTCACTGTTGTAGATAACGGTAATGGTGCAACTGGAATTAGCGAAAGAGGTACGCTTAATATCAGCCCCGATGACTTCAACCCCGAAAAAGTCCAAATTGATACAGATTCGGATATTTCGGGATTTGATATTCCTGAAGTAAATGTTGGTGCAAAATTAGGAGACGTTACGGGGGTTGTTGGTTATAGTTTCGGTAACTTCGAGATTTATCCAACTGAGGACTTTACCGCAAATGTGGTAGATTCTACCATCGAACCAGAAACTACAGCTATCGAAGGTAATGCAGATAAGCTGACAGTTGCTAGCTATAACGTTCTGAATCTTGACCCCAATGATAGTGATGGGGATACAGATGTAGCAGATGGAAGATTTGATGCAATTGCATCCCAAATCGTCAATAACTTGAAAACTCCTGACATCATTGGTTTGCAGGAAATTCAGGATAATAGCGGTTCTGGCGATGATGGTGTAACATCCGCCGATCAAACTTTGCAAGACTTGGTTGATGCGATCGCTGCTGCTGGTGGCCCTACATACAGTTTTATCGACAACACCTTCATCGGTAATAATACTAGTGGCGGTCAACCAGGTGGCAATATTCGTACTGCTTTCCTCTACAATACCAACCGCGTAGACTTAGTAGATGGTTCAGTCGAAACAATTGAAGGCGATGGTTTTGCCGGTAGCCGCTTACCTTTAGTTGCGAAATTCACCTTCAATGGTGAAGAAGTTTCCGTTGTTAACAATCACTTCTCATCCAAAGGTGGTAGTAGTCCTATCTTAGGTGTAGAGCAACCTTTTGAAGCGCGGCAAGAAGAAGTAGCAGTCAACGGCAGCCTTGATGAACGCCAAGCACAATCCCAAGCTGTTAAGGGTTATGTTGATGGAATTTTAGAGGAAAACGCTGACGCTAACGTTGTTGTACTCGGAGATTTAAACGAATTTGAATTCGTCTCTCCGGTAGAAACCTTGGCAGATAGCTTGACAAACTTGACTGAAACTGTTTCAGAAGATGAGCGTTACAGTTTTATTTTCCAAGGTAACTCACAATCCTTGGATCATATTTTAGTTAGTGATAACTTAACGGATACGGCAGAGTTCGATATCGTACATGTCAACTCAGAATTTGCCGATACTGATGAAAAAGCCAGCGACCACGATCCGTTAGTTGCAAGTTTGTCATTTTCTAAAGAGAACATGGATAAAATTAATTTAAGTCAAATCGGTACCTATACCAGTGAAGATGGCGCGGAAATTGTTGCACACGATCCAACAACACAACGGTTGTTTGTAACTACTGGGGATACTGTTGAAATTATTGATATCAGCAACCCTAGCAACCCTACTAAGTTTGGTGAAATTGATTTAAGTACCATCGGTACTTTTGTCGGTGGTGGTTCCAATAGCGTTGCAGTTTACAACGGTATAGTTGCTGTAGCAGTTGAAGCGAATACCGCACAAGATAACGGTGTAGTTGCTTTCTACAACACTGACGGCATATTACAAAATTCCGTTGAAGTTGGGGCACTTCCCGATATGCTCACCTTCACCCCCGATGGTATGAAGGTAATCGTAGCTAACGAAGGGGAACCCAATGACGACTACACCGTAGATCCAGAAGGTTCTATCAGTATTGTTGATATTTCCGGTGGTGTTGGTAGTGCTACCGTTATAACTGCTGGTTTTGCTGGTTTCAACGATGATTTAGAAACTTTAAAAGCAGACGGTGTAAGAATCTTTGGTGAAAGAGCAGGCGGTACTGATGCTACAGTCGCTGAAGATTTGGAACCAGAATACATTGCAGTTTCTCCCGACGGAACAAAAGCATTTGTAACTCTACAAGAAAACAACGCTGTTGCAGTTCTTGATATTGCTAGTGCAACTGTAGAAGCTATCAAACCTCTTGGCTTCAAAGACTACAACGCTGAAGGAAACGGTATTGATGCGAGCAATAGAGACGACGGAATTAACATCCAAAATTGGCCCGTCTTTGGAATGTACCAACCCGATGCAATTAATAGCTTCGAGGTAGACGGTAATACTTATTACATTACTGCAAACGAAGGTGATGCCCGCATCCGTCCAGATGGAGACATTGAGGACGCAGACGGTAATGTAATTACAGAAGAAGGCGATATATTCAACGAAGAAGAACGAATCAAGGATGTCACACTTGACCCAACTGCTTTCCCCAATGCTGCTGAACTTCAAGAAGACGAAAATCTCGGTCGCTTGAAAATCACCAATACTCTTGGTGACACCGACGGAGACGGAGATTTTGATGAACTTTATTCCTACGGTGGTCGCTCCTTCTCTATCTGGAATGATAAAGGTGAATTAGTATTTGATAGCGCAGATGCTATTGCTCAAATTACAGCAGAGCAGGTTCCCGAACTCTTCAACGCTAACGGCGGTGATACAGAAGAATTTGATGAGCGTTCCGACGATAAAGGCGCTGAACCCGAATCTGTAACTGTCGGAATGGTACAGGGTAAGCCTTACGGATTCATCGGTTTAGAGCGTACTGGTGGTGTATTGGTTTATGACCTCAGCAACCCCAGTGAACCTGAATTTCAACAGTACATCACTACCGAAGGCGATATTGCTCCTGAAGGTTTAGAGTTTATTGCTGCTGACGAAAGTCCTAACGGAAAACCAATGTTGGCTGTAGCTAACGAAGTAAGCAACACCACCACACTTTACGAGATTTTCGATAATACATTCTCCGGAGATGATGGTGATAACACAATTACTGGTAATGACACCAATGATTTCATTGATGCAGGAGCCGGTAATGACACAATTAATCCAGGTACAGGCAACGATATAGTAAATGCTGGACCTGGAGACGATACAATTGTAGGTGGTCAAGGTGACAACCAGATAGATGGTGGAGAAGGTATAGATACCGTTACTTATGACGGCAACCGAACTGATTTTGATATTGAAAGAATAGGCGATCAAATCAAAGTTGGTAGCAACACCGATACACTTACCAATGTTGAGTTTTTAGAATTCAACGACGGTACGATCGATACAGCTGATATTAAATCCACATCTACTGACAAAATTAATCTAAGTCAAATCGGTACCTATACCAGTGAAGATGGCGCGGAAATTGTTGCACACGATCCAACTACCCAACGGTTGTTTGTAACTACTGGTGACACTGTTGAAATTATTGATATCAGCAACCCTAGCAACCCTACGAAGTTTGGTGAAATTGATTTAAGTACTATCGGTAGTTTTGTCGGTGGTGGTGCTAACAGTGTTGCAGTTTACAACGGTATAGTTGCTGTAGCAGTTGAAGCGAATACCGCACAAGATAACGGTGTAGTTGCTTTCTACAACACTGACGGCGTATTACAAAATTCGATTGAAGTTGGTGCGCTTCCCGATATGCTCACCTTCACCCCCGATGGAATGAAGGTAATCGTAGCAAACGAAGGCGAACCTAACGATGATTACACTGTAGATCCAGAAGGTTCTATCAGTATTGTTGATATTTCCGGTGGTGTTGGTAGTGCTACCGTTATGACTGCTGGTTTTGCTGGTTTCAACGACCAAAAGCAAGCGTTAATTAACAAAGGTGTTCGCATCTTTGGACCTAATGCTACTGTTGCTCAAGATTTAGAACCAGAATACATTGCAGTTTCCGCAGATGGTTCCACAGCAATTGTTACTCTTCAAGAAAACAATGCGATCGCTGTTGTAGACATTGAAACTGCTACTGTCGCTGATGTTCTACCTCTAGGTGTAAAAGACCACAGCAAAGGTCAACCAACTCTTACACAGTATGAGTTCTCTAACTTACCTGTTTTAGGAACTACTGCTACAACAAACCCCGAAGATTCTACTCAAACAACCGCAGGACAAGATATTCTTTTAGGTGGTTTATCCGGTCTTCACTACGATGGGATTGCAGCAAATGGTAACTTAAAGTTTGTTACCGTTCCCGATAGAGGACCCAACGGTAATTCCTCTGATGTAGATGGTGATGATGCAAACGAGCGTCCTTTTGCTCTACCTGATTATCAAGCCCAGGTAGTTACCTTTGAACTCAACGAAGCTACTGGTGCGATTGAAAACCTCCGACAAATTGGACTTACCAGACAAGACGGAACTCCTATTACTGGTCTTCCCAATATTCCTGGAGTCGATGAAGAGCCTGTAGATTTGTTCGGTAATCTACTCGGTTATGACGAATTTGGTGCTGACTTGGAAGGTGTTGTAATTAACCCTGCCGATGGTAGCTACTGGATGGTTGACGAATACCGTCCTGCTATTTACAACTTCGATTTTACTGGTAAATTAATCAACCGTTTCGTACCAGAAGGAACAGGTGATTTAGGCGGTCAACCAGCAGGTACTTTCGGTTCAGAAACCCTACCAGCAGAATATTCAAGCCGTCGTCCCAACCGTGGTTTTGAAGCTGTAGCTCTGGATACTGACAATGGAATACTCTACTCATTCATCCAGACACCTTTAGCTAATCCAGACCGCGACGCTTCTGATAATTCCGATGTGATTCGCATCTTAGGAATTGATCCTGCTACAGGTAATCCCGTTTCCGAATACGTTTACTTACTCGAAGATCCCGCAGTTCGTGACGGCGGACGTGTTGATAAAATTGGTGATGCTGTTTACGTAGGTGACGGTAAATTTAAGGTTATCGAACGCGATTCAGCAGTTGGTGAAAATGCCAAGAAGTTCATTTTTGAAATTGACCTCACAGGTGCAACCAATTTACTAGCGGCAGATGCTCCCGCGTTGATGGCTGGTAAAACTCTTGAACAACACACCGCTGATGAGTTAGTAGCTCAAGATATTAATCCTGTTGAGAAAACCAAAGTAACTAACCTACCTTCCATTGGTTATCAAGCAGGAGATAAACCAGAAGGTTTAACCATGTTACCTGATGGTCGTTTGGCTGTTCTCAACGATAACGACTTTGGTTTACTTGATAACGATATCCCCGTTGACGGAACAGTTCCTATAAATCCCAACCCCACACCAGTTGTATTGGGAATTATCGATTTCCCAGAAGGTAATCAACTCGATGCCAGCAACAGAGACGGTGAAATTGATATTAAGAATCACCCCATTTTGGGATTGTATCAACCCGATGCAATCTCTAGCTTTGAAGTAGATGGTAAGACCTACTACATTACAGCTAATGAAGGTGATGCCAGAGATTACGATGGCTTCAGCGAAGAAGCAAGAGTTGGTGATGATGAAATAGTTCTCGATCCCACAGCTTATCCCGACGCTGCGAACTTAAAACAAGATGAAAATCTCGGTCGCCTCAAAACTACTACTACTTTGGGCGATTATGATGGAGATGGTGATGTAGACCAAATCTTCAGCTATGGTGGCCGTTCCTTCTCTATCTGGGATGGAGTTGGTAACTTGGTATTTGATAGCGGCGACCAAATTGCTGAAATTACTGCATCTCAAACTCCCGAATTCTTCAACGCTAACAACGGCGATCCTGATGATTTTGATAGTCGCTCCGATGATAAAGGTGCAGAACCTGAATCTGTAACTGTAGGAATGGTAGATGGTAAGCCCTACGGATTCATTGGTTTAGAACGTGCAGGTGGTGGCGTATTAGTATACGATCTCAGCAATCCCAGCGCACCTGTATTTAACCAGTACATTCGTACCGAAGGCGATATTGCTCCTGAAGGTTTGCAATTTATCGCGGCTGAAGATAGCCCCAACGGTAAAGCAATGTTGGCTGTTGCAAATGAAGTCAGCAATACCACTACACTTTATGATATTGCGGTTTCCGACTTTACCTTACAACTGCTCCACACCGCAGACCAAGAAGGTGGAATTCCCGCACTAGAAGATGCACCAAACTTCTCAGCAGTTCTCAACGCTTTGAAGAATGAAGATGCAGACGGAGATGGTATTGTAGATTACGAAAATACTTTAACTCTATCTTCCGGCGATGCTTATATCCCCGGTATCTTCCTAGATGCTTCTGAAGACGAATCCTTAGCTGATTTATTGGGTAAAGAAGGTAAAGGTCGTTCTGACATCATTATTCAAAACGAACTTGGATTCCAAGCAATTGCTTTAGGAAACCACGAGTTTGATTTAGGTACTGAGTTTATCGCTTCCGTGATTGCTCCTGATGAAGCATATCCCGGTGCAAACTTCCCTTATCTCAGTTCCAACCTTGATGCCAGCACAGATGCGAACTTAGCACCTTTAGTTACTCCTGACGGGCAAGAAGCAAGCGATATTGCTGGAAAAATCGCTGGTAACACAATCGTTACCGTTAACGGTGAAAAAATTGGTGTAGTTGGTGCAACTACTCCTACTTTAGCTAGTATTTCTTCTCCTGAAGGTGTGACAATTTCACCTGAAAATCCAGAAGATATTGCAGCTTTAGCAGCAGAAATTCAAGCTAGTGTAGACAGCTTATTAGCAGCTAATCCCGATATCAACAAAGTTGTCTTGATATCTCACATGCAGCAAATCGCCATTGAAGAACAATTGGCTGGTTTGCTTAAGAATGTAGATATCATCATGGCTGGTGGTTCTAACACTCTATTGAGTGATTCTACTGACCGTTTGAGAGATGGTGATACATCTCAAGGTGTATACCCCATCGTTAAAACTGATGCTGACGGCAAGCCAGTTGCAGTTGTTAACACCGACGGAAACTACAAATATGTAGGTCGTTTGGTAGTTGACTTTGATGCTGATGGTAATATTATTCCTGCCAGTATTGACCCCAACATTAGTGGTGCCTATGCAACCGACGAAGCTGGTGTTGCAGCAGTAGGTGGTACTCCAGACCCCGAAATTGTGGCAATTACTGACGCTTTGAGCGAAGTAATCGCCGACTTAGAAGGCAATTTCTTCGGTGTTACTGATACATTCCTTAACGGAACCAGAGGCAGCGTTCGTACCGAAGAAACCAACTTGGGTAACTTAACCGCTGATGCGAACTTAGCGATCGCCAAACAAACTGACTCCAGCGTTGTTATCTCCATCAAAAACGGTGGTGGTATCCGTGATAACATTGGTAGAGTAGTTACACCAGCCGGTTCCACTGAACCCGAATTCCTAGCTCCCGAAGCCAACGAATTAGCAGGTAAGCCAGAAGGTGGTATTTCTGAAGTTGATATCAAGAATACCCTACGTTTCAACAACGGTTTAACTCTATTAACTGCGAGTGCAGAAGAATTATTAGCTATCATCGAACATGGTGTAGCAGCAAGCGGAGACGGTGAAACACCAGGACAGTTTCCACAAGTTAGCGGTTTGTCTTTCAGCTTTGATGAAAGCTTACCTGCTGGCGATAGAGTACAATCCTTAGCGGTTGTCGATGAAGATGGCGAAGTTATCGACGTAATTGCTAAAGACGGCGAATTACAGGGTGATGCAAGTCGTACCTTCCGTCTTGTAACCTTAAGCTTCTTAGCTAATGACGATGATGGTGATGGATTTGGTGGTGATGGATATCCCTTCCCACAAGGAGAAAGCGCAAATCGGGTTGATTTAACTTTAGAGGATACAGATCCTCGTACAGGTGCAGCAACCTTTGCTCCCGATGGTTCCGAACAAGATGCTTTAGCTGAATTCTTAGCGGCAAACTTCTCTGAAGAAAACCCCTTCAGTGAAGAAGATGTTGCACCAGAATTAGATATGCGGATTCAAAATCTTGAGTTCCGTGAAGATACTGTGTTAGGTGACATAGCGTCAACTCCCATTATCACTCAGGAAGTTGATGGAACTACAGTTGAAGCTATCGACTTAACTGGTTTCGATGCTCAACCAACAGTAGCAGTTAATTACACCATCACTCGAGAAGCTGCATTTGACAACGAAGTTTACTTCTACGCAGTTGACGATATCAATGGTAGTGTAAATGGAGTTAATGTTGGCGATGCTAACTACGTCGAAGAAGCTTTGAAACAGCTTGTTTCTCCTGAGTTCTCCACTACTAACGGTGATATAGAGAGCGGAAACGTTGAATTTAACGCAGGTTCTATCGTTGTTCCTGTAATTATCGCTGATGGTACTTTTGCAGAAGCATTAAGCGGTGCAGCAGAAGTTTACTTCCCATACTTGGGTGCTAACAGTGATGGTTTCGACCACATTAGATTCAATGACACTACCAATACCTTTGAATTTGAAGATTTAGCTAACGGTGGTGACCAAGATTTCAACGATATCACTATTACCATTAACAGCATTGCTTAA